Within Porites lutea chromosome 2, jaPorLute2.1, whole genome shotgun sequence, the genomic segment TCAGACTCGCTGCGCCTGGAGGGTTTGGATAACAGAACGATCGATATTCTTACACTCAGTGAGACTTGGCTGGATGACTGCTATGAAGACTCTCATGTTATTATTCCAGGATATAATTGCATTCGCCTGGATAGGTCTGGAGCCAAAGAAGGTTTTGGTGGAGTAGCAATCTATGTAAAGGAAGGCTTGCCGTTTCGTGTTAGGAATGATCTTTACTCAGCCGCAAATGAATGTCTATGGATTGAGCTATCGCGCACTAAATGTCGCCCAGTATTGATTTGTTGTGCATATAGAGCCCCCGGTTTTGACTTTGcgaactttatttcaaacttggagATATCTATGACGAAAGTTAACCTGGAAAAATGTGATTTCGTGCTTCTTGGCGACCTAAATGCAAATATGCTgccattttcaagaaagaaagaaaaacaagagcttaaaaaatttgcaacttCACACGATCTTACGCAACTCATTACTGAGGCCACCCGAGTGACGGAAACCTGTCAATCCTTGCTTGACGTGATTTTAGTGAACAATGATCACCGCATCAATGACTCCGGTGTTGTTCCTGTTTCGCTGAGTGATCACTACCTCGTCTATTGTGTTTTAAAAGCAGGTGTAATTAAGGCACCACCGAAGACAATTGAATACCGCTCTTATAAAAACTTTGATGCGAACACCTTCCTAGCGGACTTGAATAACGTCCCATGGCACATCATTGAAAACGAGGAAGACATCGACGACGCCGTGTTTATTTGGAATCACTTGTTTTCTGAAATAGCTGACCTGCATGCGCCCGTGAAAAGGCGAAGAATACGAGGTGTTCCGCTCCCGTGGTTGAATGATACAATCAGTGAGGTGATGAAGGATCGTGATTTTCACCATCGTAAAGCCGTGAAAACCAATTCTGCTTTTCACTGGGCTCGCTATAGAAAGTTAAGAAATAGGGTCAATCGTGAAGTCAAGGCAGCAAAATCCAAGTATTATTGTGACTTGATTTTAGAGGCTAAAGGGGATTCAGGAAAGATCTGGAAGGCGGTGAATGAGGTGTCTTCGCGCAAGACTAAATCCTCGAGCCCACAATGTATCGTAGTTGATGGTGTTGAACACACCACCCCAGCCTCTATTGCATCCGTGCTCAACTGTTATTTCTCATCCATTGGCAGAagtcttgcaaataaaatatcagctgcTGCTATGTTCCCAGTCAGATCGGCCACGATGCTACAGTCTTTCTCGCTTGACGAAGTTGATGAGAAAACAGTACTCAAGCATCTGCTTTCtctaaagacaaataaagctATTGGCTTGGACAACATCAGTGCGAGACTTTTAAAGTATGGCGCGCGTGCTATTTGTCCCTCGATCACCAAGTTACTGAATCTCTCTATTCGCACTGgcaattttcctgaaatatggaaatgctcgaaagttgctgcacttttcaaaactggaGATAGGAGAGATGCGtcaaattatcgcccaatttctattctgccaacaatgagtaaaattctggaaaaagtcgtccattcccaattctatgactttctgaattcaaataatctcctttcaagcaaacaatttGGCTTCCGTCCCAAACTGTCTACAACATCGGCTCTCACCAGTTTTGCAGATGAGGTCCTATTGCATATGGAGAGTGGAGAACTGTGCGGTGCAGTGTTCCTAGATCTGACCAAGgcattcgataccgttgaccatacgATCTTGCTATCTAAATTGTCGGCTATCAATGTCTCGCCCAGCACTCTACAGTGGTTCAAGTCTTACCTGAATCATCGTAAACAGCGGACTGCCTGTAGCGATGCTGTGTCTGACCCTCTCCCGATGACCTTTGGGGTACCACAGGGGAGCATTCTAGGACCGCTTCTCTTCttggtttatattaatgaccttccgctggttataaagaattgcgaagtgactttgtatgctgatgacacggtcctgtactactttgctaaagagccacacctgttagaagaggcactaaatgatgatctcttgaaagttgcccagtggttacatggaaataagttaactttaaatcttactaagacgaaatccatgattataggcagtaataggaaacttgttggtatttcctctttcacgttatctatttttgacactgatataaattctgtaagtagttttaaatatttgggagttatgttgtcttcaactttcacatggtccgaccatattgagtatatttcatgtaaggttaataaaaaccttggtcttctacgtaggattaagtattatttaccttatgatgcccggttacttttttataatagcttagtgctacctatttttgattatgctgatttagtctggggtgacaaggacaatgtctcacttatgaaggaattgcaaattctccaaaacaaagcagctaagttgatattagatagatcacctcactcctcatccaccgatgcattgattgtcttgagatggctgaatcttgaagaacgtaggaaatgtcatcgatgtatatatgcatacaagtgtattaatggccaacttaatcattctttggacattgtaagaaagagtgatatacattcctacaatacgcgcaataacgatactatcaagctccccaaaattaaatataattggggaaaacaacgttcgcggtaccactgtttcaaagactttaatgaattagagagaactgtaagaaactcagcaagttttccaatttttaagaagtgtcttttttctgctttttataattgagtacttgtagtgtgtatgttttgattatttctgtaactggattttagcttgaattttttttttttttttttttttttttttttttttcatatatatcgattttagcttaacctttttatattttaattgtattatataatatacatctcgtaattaggacctctatgtaaaccactcttgtgatggagcatcctattaaaagattgttattattattattgaccaAGCGACGAAGGAAATTCTAAAATAATACGGAATATTCAACCTTTCCGTCAATTCACCGAAAGTTCCTTATGTATTCACAATGAACCAAACCTAACACCTTGACTTCCAAAGCATTCACAGCAATTAAAATTTTACC encodes:
- the LOC140925556 gene encoding uncharacterized protein yields the protein MAGRVTTLSVNFGLLLCLFLILNGIKQNKSSTKPLSNSSNLYFASQEACRIKIQSFHSLARRPAKHQAVGAFQKGFITCKLILHGSLALALIALAGDVELNPGYRSLEDVRSSRGLRLAHLNIRSLRNKSDSLRLEGLDNRTIDILTLSETWLDDCYEDSHVIIPGYNCIRLDRSGAKEGFGGVAIYVKEGLPFRVRNDLYSAANECLWIELSRTKCRPVLICCAYRAPGFDFANFISNLEISMTKVNLEKCDFVLLGDLNANMLPFSRKKEKQELKKFATSHDLTQLITEATRVTETCQSLLDVILVNNDHRINDSGVVPVSLSDHYLVYCVLKAGVIKAPPKTIEYRSYKNFDANTFLADLNNVPWHIIENEEDIDDAVFIWNHLFSEIADLHAPVKRRRIRGVPLPWLNDTISEVMKDRDFHHRKAVKTNSAFHWARYRKLRNRVNREVKAAKSKYYCDLILEAKGDSGKIWKAVNEVSSRKTKSSSPQCIVVDGVEHTTPASIASVLNCYFSSIGRSLANKISAAAMFPVRSATMLQSFSLDEVDEKTVLKHLLSLKTNKAIGLDNISARLLNKQFGFRPKLSTTSALTSFADEVLLHMESGELCGAVFLDLTKAFDTVDHTILLSKLSAINVSPSTLQWFKSYLNHRKQRTACSDAVSDPLPMTFGTNLKKRQTSNFGIGHNRCTVP